The following DNA comes from Centropristis striata isolate RG_2023a ecotype Rhode Island chromosome 3, C.striata_1.0, whole genome shotgun sequence.
CTGGCAGCTGTGACAGCGTCGTCAGCGCCAACTCTGGCTTTGTAAGTTAATTACCTCTACCATCTGAAAAAGTATTTTGTAGTTCTTTTATAACTCAATGTACAACATTACTTGAGATATCAAGAAAAAACCATGTAGGAGACTGAGCTGATACATGGAAGCTAAGAAATGCACCTTTCTTAACTttgtgtacagtcatggaaaaaaatatcactttttttcttatatttcttgttaattttaatgcctggtacaactaaatgtacatttgtttggacacatataatgataacaaaaaaaatagctgttaagagtttaatttaagagctgatatctagacattttccatggttttctagataataaccaaaatcattatcaataaaaccatggaaaatgtctagatatcagctcttaaattaaatacctatgagctatttttgtagttatttccatgactgtatatctagAAGTAAAAGGTTCCTCTGATAAAGAAGTAAGTAAAATATCTTTTGGGGATGCCCATTGGGAGATTGCTGCCCAAAGAAAAGCCTTGTTATCTGTGTTACAGAGTGATGATAGTCTAGAGCATCTGTCTGCTGAAGAGAAGGCCTGCCTCATGTTTTTGGAGGAGACTATTGAGTCTTTGGATACTGAGGAGGACAGTGGACTGTCCAATGATGAACCGGACCAACTGCCGTGCCCTGGCAACCTCGCTAACAAACTGGCTGACCTGTCCGCCTCCATGAACAAGAGCAAGATCAGCGGTGAGTTAATCTCTAGGCGCAGATGCGGAATTAGCAGAACAGTTGTCAACTAAATACTTTCTagaaacaaacatgtttgtttgtctttcaggTTCACAGAAACATGCGTCAAAGGAACCCACAAAGGAAACTGTTGACACCAAGCACCTGCAGAGCTACCTGGTTCCTACACCGTTTGTTGTGGCGAACAGCACCCCATGCTCTCTACCCAATGCAAAGCCGGGTATccctccagaaaaaaacatcaccTCCAAGTCTCGCTTCACTCCTTCAAGCAACAAACCGGATCACAAACACAACCAGAAACCTGCAGCTCCCCAAGTacctttagaggtaaatgtgaTGCCTCCTCCCACCAAACCAAGGGACTTCTCAGTTGGGACAGCTGAAGGTTTACCCAGAGGTCCTCTGTCCTATGAGGCACTTGTTTATCTGCGGAGGAGTGCCTCCACAAAGAAGACGCCTCTGTGTCCCAAAATTGATCATACTATTGATTTGGAAAAGCACCTTCCTATCACAGAGGAAAGCCCAAAATTTGGGATTCTGCCAAGATCGGACAGATCCCACTTTTCCCAGGTTTCTAAGCCGAAGATCGATCCTCCGGTTGTGGCCCCCAAACCCAAAAAGATTCCTGCCAACATATCTGTGAAAACACAAGATAACGCATTGAAAACCTCAGACCCCTCGTACAATATCAAGAATGCAAAAGATCCCAAGGTGGTGAGACTGGAAGCTCTGCAGAAGCTGGGTCTCCTGAAAGACCCAGAGCCAGAGGATGACACAGTAGCCCCACTGTCTCCTCCTAAATCTCAATCCTCTCTGGAAccaacacacagcagacacacaaGAGGTCCATCTAGTGCTAATCCATCAAGAAGCCCATCGTTCTGTCATTCCCAAGTGCCCACAGAGCCCAAGATCAAGCCTCTGCAGAGCAGTGCCAGTTTCCACCACTACTCCAGACGTGACCAGCAGCCTGTCTCTGCATCACACCCCACTCAATCCAACAAACTGAAGGCAGCTGGTCTGGAGCGCTCTGCTACCCTGGACAACCACAGAAATGGTGCAAACTCTCAGCCTGCAGCCAACAAACCCTCAAACTCAGTGGGGTACACAGTGATGGTGGTGCCTGGGATGGGGGCTGATCGGAAAGAAGCACTCAGAAAGCTTGGACTGCTCAAAGACTAAAGCAGGTAAACGGCAGTAAACTCAGTGCTCGGAAAGAGTTCAAGAGGACCATCAGCTTAAAGAGATAGAGAGCATTAAAAGGGAACTTGGCACTTGGCACTTTGGCACACTGAAGCAGAAGAGGATGTAGAAGAGGAACAATTTAAAGCGCAAGACCAGCACTTTTAACATGTTGGGGTTAACTTAAGGGCAGTTTTTACTCCAACTATTGTTCTTTTGTATCTGAAAATGCACCTTCCACATTTCAAACCCCTGAGGCTCTATGTGTTAATGAAAATGGCATGTTAGTGTTATGCCAACTAATCAGAATCACTTATTATGTTTGCCTAGTAAATTTCAGTAAGATACGACTTGACAACGCACAACAGGACTCCTAATCAGCAGCAGAAAGATTGCATGAGAATGTGCTGctgaatatttaaaatacattttacatgcaCAAGTATTCACACACTTTATTCAAGTTTTGTGCTGAAAGAAATTACTATCTTAATTCAACAGTAGAATGAGATATTGTAATGAGCCtatatgtaattttgtgacacGGGATCATGATTTATGGTATTACTATATTGCCCACCCTAATTTTAGACAGTAAAGCAAGCCATATTGTGGCTTTCTATTGACAGAACATAACATGCTGCTCTGCTGAACTTCTACTCATAACAAACATCAATCAAAATCAGCAGAATTTACACATTACTGATTGTTTCATAATTCACAGTTGTGCCTATAAGTGGACAGAAGATCAGAATTCttataaaacaattttttaaaagtgttttagtGTGatctttcagtgtttttgtattCTTTAGATCAGCAGCACATTATAATTTAGATCTGGTGCATCAAAACAACAGATTTCTACTACAGTATTTTATACAGTATGATTTAGACAGACTGTGTCCATGTGACTGCCTTCATTGTATAAAtactggagaaaaaaacaataataatgtgaACATTTTTACCGGTTCTTTACCATTTCCATAAATACCAGTGAAAATAAAGAAGTCTGCATTATAAACTGTGCATTGTTGTCTTTATGCTCACAAGTTTAAGTCCATCTTTTGACTTTGACACTTTGACTCTTTAAACTTGAGCTCTTAATGGTTTGCCCTTTCAGACTGAGCTGTTAAATAAAATCCTGCAGAGTTAGAGCGGCACAAAGCAAACAAAGTGCCTTTAATTCTGTCCAACTATCATCCCTGTAAACCTGCACAGTGGCTTTACGTCTCTGCTTCGTCCAGCACTCCACTTACACAATGACTGTCAGTCATACTACTCATCTTACACGCCACTCGAGCAGCGAGAAAGCCTGCTCAGCTGTTCTTTCATTATCCGATTATCCTGAGCTCCACCTCCCTGTGAACTTAGCAGAGCAGCGCCTctcctttctgtcttttctcaATCACCCCTTGCATGTAAGACTTCTAATTCCTGCCGCTAACTAATTTGAATGGCTCGGCGTTTGTTATGCAACAGCCTTGAATTAGTGTGTGGTTGATTATTGCAAAAGAGACGACTTACTGCAGTGTTATCTCTCAGCAGGGCGAGGGGCTCGCCTAATGGGCCAGTATCTGTGTCTGCGCACAGGCAAACCAAGGGTGTCAAATTTTGAAACTGACACGGCTCTCTGCAGGTGAAGTAATATTAAACAATGGATGAAGAAATCAGGCCATAGCCGAATTTAGTAATATGATACCCAGATAGAAGAGTGAGCTGCAGAAAGGATTGAGTTCATCAGTGCAGATAAAATTGCAACTACAGTGTTTAAGATGTTGCTGCTGACTGAACTATAACTctaaataacaaatatatacatctTGGAAAAAATActtgaccacccttgttttctccttgctttcttgttaatttaattacattttcaatggttttcttgataataatcaaattCATTATCtggaaaaccatgggaaatagctagatatcagctcttaaattaaactcttaacagctattttgttgttatcattatatttgtctaaacaaatgtacctttagttgtaccaggcattaaaatgaacaagaaactggagAATACGCAATATATTTTCCACGACTGTAGATATTGGCATGACATTGTAGGGTTGACAAAAGGTTCTTTTACAAACAATTTGCATAATGAGATTTTCTTGAATAATCACCATTAGTGTGGATATAATGATGGCATGAGTAAGGGTGAATAATAGAACATCTAGGACATTCAGAAAACAACATAGTTTTACTTTAATGCAGCATTTAAACACTCCATGCCATATTACCATTTCAAGAcaatattgattattttataaatataatatcaaaATATTGCAGAGTCTTAATTCCaccgtgggattatttccaaaCTAATTCTGAAATAAATCTACCTTTTATAGTATTTGCATCAGAAGCACctcaagaataaataaaacgttttctTATCTTTATTTGGCCTAGATACCAactagagacagacagatataatggttgacagatattattggcCGATATTGGCTTATCAAATATCTATTGGTATCGGTGtattttctgtctgatttgTACtgttataaaaacttttttacacaatatataatgcagaaaatgttggtTGCTGTGATtaagaaatggtgttagctattcacttttttttatatatacatatatatagtcaGCAATTTACGACGGCGTATAAGGACcaagtaagaaataaaaaataaaaaaatggactagaggaggggggtaatatttcaagaagaagttgcaaatttacaagattaaagtggcaaatctgcgagaaaaaagttgcagattttcgagattaaaagtggcaaatttgcaagaaaaaggtagcagatttatttttttaaaagtctgaaaaatagtgttttgtatGGAAAAGCGGGAGACATCCTGCTGGtagaaacaaattaaatgtggtgatgtagtaccttgaaaaacaaaacactagcaTATTTTCcaacttctttctcataaatctttgacttttttctcgtggatttgccacttttaatctcataaatctttgACTTTTCTCTCATAGATTTGCAACttcaatctcataaatttgcaacttttttcacgaaATATTACCCCGCTTCCCcaggtctgttttttttttaatacatatataattatatacttcctttttattctctatatctcagttatcatttatagaattggctaacaatgtaatacattgtttgtataatgtataataatgttaaatgctATTTAAGAAAGTTTTACaatttgagaaagtagctctcatACATTTGCAAAGTGGTGAAACAATTGTTGCAGaattcatattaaaaaaaaatctaattttcatCCCACCATATACGTTATTGATGTGATTTCCCCCCTAAAACAGTTGGTTTTGGTCTTAAAAACCCACATCGGTCGGCTCTAGTGTCCACACTGCTTACCTCAGGGATCAGATGCAACATGAGATAACCGTCTACTACCTGTGAATGCAGCTCCCTGACCTATTTACTGCAACACTACAGACCGGTCTGACATGTTGTTACTCAGATTTTATGTCTCATTTCTGTTCATAACACACTCAATGAGCCACACTTTAAAATTGATTTCTGTGAATTAATTGAAACTAGCCATATAGAGgataaattatttcattttattttttctagcCAGCAGCAAGAATTTTAGATGTGAGTCAACAATCACCAAAAGCAAAGTAcattaaaagttaaatattacAGTGGTTGGACTTTGAGTCTCACAGTGCAAGAATCACAAGTTTTTAGGTACAGTGCAAAAACTCATCAAACTATCATACTGTGGGTAGTGTTCGTTGAAAATTAACAttcaaaatatgatttaaaacgCATCTGGACTTGTAATATCCACAATAAGTACCTCCTGTATACATTTCCGGGTATCAAAAATTCAATTTTAATCATTAAATATATACTATCACAGTGTATACAGTCTTTTTGGGATGACAGTGAGGTAGTGGGAATGTGAACAGTCGTTTCAAATCCCCTCGTTAGGGATGTGAGATTTGCTTTTTTTGCGTTTCACCTTACCGTTGGACACAGGGAAACCCAGTGACTCCAGGCGGAAGGGACGCGGCAGGACGGAGTCTGAGCCAACAGGAGAGTTCATGGTTGATCCACTCAGAGTGAGGTGGCTCACGCCGTTAACCAGGGGAGGAGAGTGGACGGCTGCGGGAGAAGAGCTCCATCAGATCGGGAAAACCAGTAATAAGggggacagtggtggaaaaagtaatcagatctcacactgtgaaatactccactacagtaaaagtactgcattcaaaacttactgaagtaaaagtacaaaaatatcagcatcaaaatgtacttaacgcatcaaaagtgaaagtacaggtgcatctcaataaattagaatatgatggaaaagtccatttccagtagttgaagtcaaacagcaaaacaaaatctatatgactcaaaagtattgagtcatatagatggacatactcttcagaagccaacatttccatataaaacatactttttaaaattggtcttttgttatattacatttttttcgagatactgaattttaggttttcattaaatataagccataatcattataattagaagaaattaaataaatgaagacatgaaatgtttcattctgtgtttaatggatctatatcatgtgttatttccactttttgaattgaattactgacataaataaacttttctatgatattctaatttattgagatgcacctgtactcattatgcagaatgggaccactcagattgttttatatattctgaatatatattataatatataataatatatattattagattatttgaatTGATGTATCTATGCAAgcagtgattttattttgtaaagatagggctcattttaactactgaatatactgttaaaaatgtctaaacagtttaaattcatcatgttatttatgttaagtctcgacctgaaaagtaactaaaactctctaaatgtggagtaaaaagtataatatttgcctcaaaacgcagtggagtagaagtataaagttacataaaatggaaatgctcaagtaaaAATTGGAACAACTGGCTCAAGGTCACTTCAATATACAGACAGGAGGAGCGAACCACCAACCTTGTGATAAACCTGCTCTAATAAACATTGAAGATTAAATTACTAActctttttctaaatataaagtttttctGAAGCTTCTCCAATCCAAACATGATTACTTTTGCACCTTGGTTTACATTTACTTATGATGCTTCATTAATTGCTCTCCTTCAAAGAACTGATGCTGACACTCAGCTAACTGAACGGTTAATACTCATTATGTTACTTGTGGTTTTTGTCTGCAGGTCCTGGTCTTACCGTGTCCCTTAGTAGTTTCACGTCCCAGCAGCTGGCTCGCCCTCTTTGACTTGAAGTAGCTGCTGGCGATGTTCTCACTGTCACTGCGGTCCAGCATCTCCTTGTACCtgtcctcctccacctgctcaGAGCACACAGGAGGGTTAGGCTCTGTGACCAGGTTGTAGTGTGTGTGAtgcattaaatatgaaaaaaacacaccatgaAAGAATCTCCGGTATCAGATGCTGAACCTCTGCGAGCTGGAAGTTTTGGAGCCACGGCTATGAGAGAAAGAATGTAAAGTATTTAGGGAACAAATCtgcaaaaatgactaacaaGCTACACTGTTATTACAAACTGATGATTTTAGTCTATGCTGCATTCAAACTTTGCACCTGAAGGCAGTGTTGTTTTCTGCACCATCACTTCCGGCAGCCTCCAGGTGGAGCCGTCCTCGTCCCAGACAGCTTCTTTCTTCAAGCGGTCCAGGTTGCTGTAGTTGCAGTCGCGGCGCACCAGGGGCACCATGCGCTCCAGCAGGCCGTGCAGTAACTGGCCCTCCCTCTCCAGCCGGCGGATTGTTGCCAGGTAGTCGTCCCGCTCCACCTCAAACTCTGCCTGCAGGTCACGGATCTCCAGtttggctgctttcagctgatGTAGTTTTATGGTTGAATGATAGAGCACATACTGAAAAATTAGAGACTCTGCAACATTTTCGAACATCATTTAGTGCTAACTTTTTTGGTGCTACACAGATATCCCTTCCCCTGAGACCATCTGATCCCGGAAGCCTAGCTGTTGTGTTCGACTGTCTAAAGGATATAAACCGTTGGATGGCCCAAAACTTCCTTCACATtactgacgcttttgtccaaagcaacttacaaaaagtgcattcaacctgatggtactagccttaaaccacaggaatcaagtaagtacataactttgaAGAGCCATCTGTTATCGCTACATGAGTACTATATGTTAAAGAGGAagagcattttttaattttatttaattttttttattaaattaggCGACCATGTCCATGAcctaaccgaggtattgttgg
Coding sequences within:
- the zgc:158258 gene encoding specifically androgen-regulated gene protein, whose amino-acid sequence is MPKSDTWPGGIGLETMNGMDSAGSCDSVVSANSGFSDDSLEHLSAEEKACLMFLEETIESLDTEEDSGLSNDEPDQLPCPGNLANKLADLSASMNKSKISGSQKHASKEPTKETVDTKHLQSYLVPTPFVVANSTPCSLPNAKPGIPPEKNITSKSRFTPSSNKPDHKHNQKPAAPQVPLEVNVMPPPTKPRDFSVGTAEGLPRGPLSYEALVYLRRSASTKKTPLCPKIDHTIDLEKHLPITEESPKFGILPRSDRSHFSQVSKPKIDPPVVAPKPKKIPANISVKTQDNALKTSDPSYNIKNAKDPKVVRLEALQKLGLLKDPEPEDDTVAPLSPPKSQSSLEPTHSRHTRGPSSANPSRSPSFCHSQVPTEPKIKPLQSSASFHHYSRRDQQPVSASHPTQSNKLKAAGLERSATLDNHRNGANSQPAANKPSNSVGYTVMVVPGMGADRKEALRKLGLLKD